ATATTATCGGGGAGTTATCGCGAACCCTGGCTCTGGCAGTACGTTTGTTTGGGAATATTATGAGCGGCACCTTAATTGCCGGAATTCTACTGATTATTGCCCCCTTATTTTTACCGATTATTATGCAGGTATTGGGATTATTAATTGGTCAGATACAAGCTTATATCTTTACTGTTTTGGCTACCGTTTATATCGCTTCTGCTACCCAGGCAGAGGGCGAATTATACCAAAAAAATAATAATGAAGGAAGTGAGAAAAATGAGTAGTATTGATATCATAAGTGCAGTTTCCATTTTTACAGCTGGTATTACCATAGCTATCGGTTCTATTGGTCCGGCTATCGGGGAGGGTATGGCCTTAGCCCGGGCGCTGGGTGCCATTGCCCAGCAACCGGATGAAGCAAATACTATTACCAGAACATTATTTGTTGGTTTAGCCATGGTTGAATCTACAGCTATTTATTGTCTGGTAATCTCGGTAATTCTTATCTTTGCCAATCCCTTCTGGAATTATATTTTAAGTCAATAAGGTGAATTATATGATAATTGATATGTTTACAGTAATAGCACAGATTTTCAATTTTTTGATTCTGGTCATATTACTGAAAAAGTTTCTTTTTAACCAAATTATCGGCATTATTGACGAAAGAGAAGAACAGATTAAACAGCAGATAGACAGTGCCGAAAAACAGCAGAAAGAAGCTGAAGAGGAGATTAAAAAACAGCGGAAAATCAGGGAAAAGATGGAAGAAAATTGGGATAATGACCTTGCCCAAATGAAAAAAGAGCTCCAGGCTAAACGGGAAAAAATGATG
This region of Atribacterota bacterium genomic DNA includes:
- a CDS encoding F0F1 ATP synthase subunit C — encoded protein: MSSIDIISAVSIFTAGITIAIGSIGPAIGEGMALARALGAIAQQPDEANTITRTLFVGLAMVESTAIYCLVISVILIFANPFWNYILSQ